Genomic window (Gymnogyps californianus isolate 813 chromosome 2, ASM1813914v2, whole genome shotgun sequence):
ATATTTACCTACAGCACATCACTTCCCAATTTACACTGaatataattttccatttcccaGTATCAATATTAATGCTACAGAGTGATGGGAAGGAACATATCATGGGGCAGGGATCCCAAAGggtttaaatgaataaaagacAAGTGAAAGAACAGTGGAGGAGCCAGATGCTGTCTATGGATGAAAGAACAGCAGCTGCATGCCAGCAGACAAGAAcaataagaaagaaatgcttatCAGGGATAGAGAGCTGGCTTTTTCACAAGCATGCCGTACTGTAGCACTGTATGTTGGGAATTCAAATATTATCTGGTACgtccagcatttctgaaaagaaacaactcATCCAATTGCCTTGCATAACGATTTGAAAAAGAGTCTTCACCTCAAAGTCTTTTCAGAGTTCTGCAAAGCAAGGAGGAAATGCTACAAAAGAATACCTACCATGCAAACTTGAGGCTCCAGTAATTTATCACCTGGAACCTCCATCCATGTCATTTCTATGGCTTCAGGATCACCTGGAGAGCAAGGGGTGAGCAAATCTACCATCATATTTGGATTAGAGAGTGATGGTCCTTTTAcctaaaaaataagaaaatactcaGTTTATAGGAGTtataattttaaagacaaaaaccagaaaCTGAACAGCATCTTTAGAGCAAAaacattcctttattttatgCAGACGCCCCACACATTGGGAAGACCTGtcctctgaaagagaaattgtATAACTGTACTGGCATCATTCACTTTGAAAACATGCAGCTGTAGCCAGGTAGTTAAATTCATATCAGGTCAAATCCCAGGAGCCGCTTCCTCCTAAGGTTGAGGATTTCTGTGGAAAACTAACATGCCAGGAAATCTAGTTGGAGAAGACCACCCTTCCTAGTCCCTGGTCACTTTGGGAGTTCATTCATCACTGGTTAACATCTTTCTAAAAACTTCTCAATAATTATCCTTGAGTGCCCCTCAAGTTAGGAAGCCAGAGATGGCTTTTCAATCGTTGACATACTGCACTACAAAGTTCTGAGCACCTTTTCTGACACCACCTCAGCACCACTCGATAGAAAACAGGGCCATCTagtgggagaagagaaaccatccttttttcccccgGCACGTGGACAGACCAAAAAAAGTTGCACCAGGTGTCTGTTCCCTTTCTGCAACACGTTATCTGGGAcccacagttttattttccttcatcatCACCTGAAGCATCACACATCCACAGGAACTCAAAACATATGCAAAGATTGAAAGACAACACGCTAACTGGCTATTTTTAACAGCCAAGAACTGGATTTGCTATTCCAAGCTGCATTTAAAGCACAACGCCGGAGAGCACAGATTGTAATATTCCAAATGCACTCTGACAAACCTGTATTATCACACAGAGCAAGGAATGGTTCACAATGAATTAGTAATAATTGAGGAAAGCATTGTTTAACTGGGACAAGTTGTCTGTTGTGatgcaaataattaataaaGCTAAGATTTTGCtcataaaaatagtaatttaattGGATGTGATTTCCTAACAACACAAGTGGAATCAACTTGGCTTATGTCAGAGCCCTCAAAGTACTGCAgttgtgggattttttccttcctttttgggGACAAAAGGAGGTAAGAGGTAAGAATTCCTTTTGGGTTGCTCCGCAAACTGTGACAACTGAGGTTATTTCATTGCACCATGGTAGTCTGAAACATACCTCAGATTCTTCCAAATTTGAACGAAAGGCTAAAAGCGAACAGCCCTTTAGCCAGAAATGTCATTGTCACTTAAAGTCAACAATGGATAAACACTTCAGGCATCACTGCTTAAGGGAAGGAAGCATCTAGAAAATCCTCGATATATCAAAAcagttgcttatttttaaacaaatatagtTTACATCACAGTGTTACTGCTGAGTTGCCCCCAGAAGAAACTTATTGAATCAGTGTTTCAAAATACTcatcttgtttttaaactggGAAAAGCTCCTCAAAAACCctttaaaatggtttttttccccccctcaccaAAATGACAGGCTGcaggtttattttaataactacAAAGTCAACCAAGGTTTCCTCAATGCAGACTCTGGAAACTTACATAGTCCTCTCATATTCTGGACCATATTGGATTTAAGtgttcctttctctttaaatcTTAAGCTGAATGTGTTCCTTGGAAGAaactacatggaaaaaaagagcctATCTTCAATTCAAAATAACTAGCTGTTCAGGTTAGGGCCCTTAACCCTTTTATGTCAGGCTGAGTTACTggtaaaaaaattgtaattgtAACTGAGATGACGAAGAACTGCTGCCAACACAAGTTACACGGTACATATCTCTTGATGGCTTAGGATCTAAAATTTTTCCTACCTTACCCAACCCCACACCTGCTCTTTTAAGGAGCAACAAATGAAAGCTTCCCTTTACAGCAGCAAAAACCTCTGCAGAATACCTTGACCCACCTTCACCCAAGACACATGAATTTCTGTAAAATCAAATTTGcagtaaaaatgtaaacaaaaatacttttagtCTGGGTCTACTCTAAAAAATACTACACaggagaaatataattttatttaaccAATACATGTCGTATATATTTGGAACTCTGTTTATAACCATTAATAATACTATcacacttttcttttctccattgaAGAGCTTAATAGTTTATAGAGAACAATTAATTTGATTGAATAAGACCCATATGTGCAAATTctccagggggaaaaaagcattccCAGATTTAATGGATTTAGATTGGTGCTAAAGAACTCTAGTTGGTTCTTTGTCAGATAAAGTTTCTGATCCAAACGtttagaagaaatgtttctcaaGTCAGTAAACAGTATGTAGAAGTAACTGCAAGATAAGCCAAACAATATAGTTTCAATAGTCTCTTTAGAGTGCACCTAAATAAGTGTAAACTAGTTTTCACATTACAGCAGCATCCATAGGATGCTGCATGCTGCCCAAACAATGAAACACAGACCTTGCTCAGTTGTCTTGCATCTTTAGTACTGTCACAAGTAACACTGAATCAATGTTTTTACCAGAAccttaatttttcagtttgaaaaatatGCCAAGTAAGCAGAATGTGCATAATTATAATCCATCCGTTCCCATGTGAATGAGggatacatttatttaaaaatgctagaaaaacatgaagaacCATGTAACTTGATCCAGAAAAAGAGCACCTCTAACATTCCCATTTAAGTCCAACTTCAAACTGAATGCTTTTAACACTACCTAGAGACATGAAGAGTCATCAGAGATTGGATTACACAGCATGAATACCCAGAAACTAGCTCCACCTAGACTTATGGCAGGATGGGTGGCaggtgggtggggaggaggaataCCCAAGTTCTTCCCTGGTCGATAAAAATGACATTCACAAGCGTGCAGTGTTACCCCCAACCAAATTCAGTTTACTTGCAAGGAATTTTCAAATTAAGATAGTTCTGAGAGATGAAATAACTCAAAAAATGTGTGATTCCTACttacttttttaaagtgagtAGCTGATTGCACTTTTCTAACAGGCTGCATCAGTGCATCACGTACAATGATGCTTATATCTGCACCAGAATAGCCATCAGTTCTCTTCCCAAGCTCTCGATAATCTGATTCCGTTAGGAGATTTGGAGTTGACCCAAGGTGAAGTTTGAACATTGCAGCCCTAGCATGGTCTTCAGGTAAAGGAATATAAATACGCTTCTCAAAcctggtttaaaaaagaaaaaaacaaaatgttccGCAGATGCTAGCTCATGCAGGTGCACAGTGGAAAGAAGCTTATGCAAATACGTATATAGCTTGTTCCTAACaatattagaaagaaacagtttcagtattataaacctttaaaaacaattctaaGGCAAATATTCAACAACCTGGTCTCATAAATAATACTGTAGCTAGCATAAGCTAACATCCAGAATATAACAACTACTTCCTTTTCATGACAAAGATCTTCTCTTCAGACTGAAGTCTTTCCAGATTTTCTCCAGCAgagtttgtgtttttaaaaaaaaaattgaggggaaaaagtTTTTAAGTGTTGAAGAATATTTGAACAATTTTCACACTCAAAGAAAGAACTGCCTGATAACAAGCTGACACAACCACTTTCTACAGTCTCCAACTAAAGAAAACCTCATAGTTGGAAGCAAATTTGAAGTCATATTCTCAATACAGTTGTCAGTAGAAAATGTTGATAACTGCAGTTCTTCCTTTGAAGCAGCATCTGTTCTCACAGTGGGGATTACCTCCTACCAACAAAAGAAGAGCGACTCCAAATTCTGTAGAACACAATTAACATGATATACATGACAAAGTGGGCCAAATCCATGAAAAAGTGATTCGATTACTGCCATTGTTGTACAAGTTCCTTTAAGTCTTATGGACAAGAGTTAGAGTGCTACTCTTTCACACTGCAGAGAATCAGAGAATGGTCTGGGTCgggagggacctttaaaggtcatctagtccaacccccctgccgtgggcagggacatcttcaactagatcaggttgctcaaagccccatgcaacctgaccttgaacacttccaatgataGGACATCCACaatttctctgggcaacctgttccagtgtctcaccatcctcatcgtaaaaaatttcttccttacgtccaatctaaacctaccctcttccagtttaaaaccattgccccttgtcctgtcactacaggccttggtaaaaaaaaccccaaacatctctctgtctttcttataagccccttttatatattgaaaggctgcaataaggactccctggagccttctcttctccaggctgaacaaccccaactctctcagcctttcttcgcaggagaggtgttccagccctctgatcatttttatGGCCCCCTTCTGGCCTCACTCTAtcaggtccatgtctgtcttgtactgcagaccccagagctggaATTTCAAGAATGACGTGAAATTTTAAGCAACACGTTCACCTCTAAATCTGTCTCACACAAAACTATAGTCATACAGGTTGGAAGCGACCTCTGGAGGTCGCCTGGTCCAACCCCCAATCAAAGTATGGCCAGCCTGAATGAAGTATATACTAAAAGTCAGTAAGAGTCAcaaaaaagtaatgtttcttTAGCCTACAAAAATGACCACTATCCAAGCTGTGTCCTCATCACAATATAATCATATTTGTCACCTGGCTGTATttgtcctctgctgctctgcagctcaaAGGAAGATCCAGCTAATCAGATACAGGTATGGAAGCCCTTTATCTACAAAACAGCAGTTAAAACATGCACTAAAAGATCACAAATTATGCCTGACCAGTACAAAAACATGGTGTTTCTGTGTAACATAAGGCTACATTTCCATGAAAGAACTCAAGCTACTCAACAGTTTGTTaacagctgaaaaggaaagctCTACCCCCTCTTGCCCTTCTGAGGTGCATATTTTGTAACTTGTCCCCCAAGCCCACCAGAAAAACCAACCCCACCAACCAACAAGGAAACAGAATAGTTTTCTGCTTGCTCAAGCACAATCATCTAACCAAGAAATCAAATAAACTACAGGGCCAATATAAGAGTGAACAACCTACCTCTTTAAAGGGGCCAGGGGCTATTAGTTTGGCTCAGTCCATCTCATGGAATTGAGTTGTAGAACATTAGCCATGTCTGCAAACACGAGCTGGATTACTACCTCAAGTAGTCTCAGACTGAACCCTCACAACAGCTGCAAATTTCataccatgaaaaaaatgccatcatACCTTCTCCTGATAGCAGAATCCAAAACCCAGGGTATGTTTGTCGCTCCTAAGACCAAGATTCCTTCATTGTCAACACCAACCCCTATATCAGGGCAGAAATCATTTCACCATTTAGATGATAAACGgagactgttttaaaatgtcatcaaaATTTAACAGGGTGGAACTGCAGATCTTTTTAGTGTTCTCATGCAAGCTACGCTTAAAATATGTATCTTAATTCCTTTGACTGATTCTGAAAACCAAGTAAACTTACCTTGCATCTGGActagaaattctgtttttatcCGTCTTGCAGCctcactttcattttcacttcttgACGCGCAGAGGGAATCTATCTCATCAATGAAGATAATAGaaggtttgttttctctggCAAGCTGGAACAAGTTTTTCACTAATCTTAAAGGAAACAGCTTCAGTTATCTTAATGATTACACCAGTAAAAACACATAGCTTAAGATTATGATACAGTCACTTCCTTTagagaaagctaaaaaaagaaaagtattaacATAAAGCTACTCAAAGATACAACATTCTTCCAGCTCCAAGACTCAGCATTATACTGAGCGAGATAGCCCAGCATAAAGGGAGGTGAAACATTTTAGAGTACATTAGGCGTGGTTTTGCAAGAAAAAGCCCTTTTTCGGTTTACATTTCTACAATACAGCCTGGACTATACAAAACCACCACTCCAGACAGATTCAAAAGAACATGGCTTTCTCTTATTTAACATTTGTAACCTAATCAGATTAACTGTAGAGATTTTGTAAGAAATAACATGTACATTTACTTTATACAActttactaaatattttatacGACAAGAAAAATTGGTTTgccaaaataaaccaaaaaaacccctagccatattttattaacacattttactaagttaaaaaggaaaataaacaggaacATGCTGAGAAATTCTTCACATTACCAGCACTAAATCTCAGGCAATAGTCTCAAATgaagtcaaagagaaaaaatgccATGCTAGACTccatttctgtattctttttgcaacagaagaaaagcagcttaagGTTTCcagcttttggggaaaaaaaaacagttcaaaCACTTCATCTAATGGCCTTTCTTCCTCATCTTATCAACTTTAAATAGTGTTACTCAGTTGTCCCACACTTCAAACTATTAAAGCATGGTTTTGAAAAGTATTCTTATCATCATATGGAAGTCCTTTCTGTACAACAAACCCAGAGCTTTTTCTTAATTCAGGAAATCTTCATTGGAAGCCTAGACGGACAAATTCCTGCACTTCCAGACTGCAGCCAACATGTCACTTCAGGCTTCCTGGTCTTCTTCACACATCACATAGTAACAAACAAAGAGTTAGTATGGGCAAccatgaaattttctttcatggCTGCTCCTCTCCTTCAACCTACTTTTGCAAGTCTTATGTCTTCCagattttgtttgaaatcagGATAAAGAAAACACACCTCTGTATGGACAAAGCAATGCTGTGTATTTacagcacagctgctgggaCAGGTGAGTGGGGAGACGCCAAGAGGCAGAGTACCCCAACACTTCAGACTGATGTAGTGTGCGATCACAGCTGAGTTCAGAAGGGGAATGAGCTCCATGGTGCTCCCAAAACCTTTCTGAGCTAGTTTTAAAAACTATCTTGAGCACTGAAGAGAggtccagctgcagcagcacaaaatgCAGCACATGATGATATCTTTACATGGCACTGCAGCATGAAGCATAGAAACAcctgaagtttgtttttaaaaagacatgaCCCTTCCCTCAAATTCAACTTCTTTACAGCAACTTATCTAGCTctatattaatttcttcttgccAACATTTTCCTGGACCTCTGGCAACTCCAACTTACTTTTCACTTTCACCTAACCACTTTGAGACAAGGTCAGAGGACGATACTGAGAAGAAGGTAGAGTTGTTTGCTTCTGTCGCCACAGCTTTTGCTAAGTAAGACTTTCCTGTTCCCGGCGGTCCAAACAGGAGAATCCCTCTCCAGGGTGTTCTCTTTCCTGCAAGAGAGAAACCATCAGCCTTCAAAATACTGTAGAAAGACTGAACCTGTTTTTCTGATGAAGCCCCTCTAATTTACTCAGAGGTTTTCCACATCTACCCATGAAACTTCTGTCAGATGGATCACAATCTCTTTGTCAAGAGCTCAGCTTGAGTCTCTGATACATTGGCATAACACTCAGACCCCAGTGCCGGTCCTGACTGGCCAATAGCAAGTAAATGCTGTAATTCTGACCTGTAAACAGGTGCGGAAATTTAATGGGCAAGATCACTGCTTCTTTAAGTGCTTCTTTGGCACCTTCGAGGCCAGCAACATCACTCCATTTGACATTTGGTCGCTCCATAACAATTGCTCCTATAAGAAAAGATTGTATGAATTAGTGGTGCACATATCTTTTCACAACTTCAATAAattccattttggaaaaaaaaaattaagaaatctgTGCCCATGTCCATACTGAATAAAAACAAGGCATTTCTAAGTAGATATAAACACTGAATACTGGTTAGTCAAATGGATGTTATTTCTACGGAAATCTGTCACATTGTTTTACCACAATAAGCCATGGATAACCAGAACACTCGAGAGTTTGTAGAAGTCCTGCAATGGTCAAAGCTACTCCATAACTGACCAGCAAATGTGCGTTTAGTCGTCACAGAGGAGTACCTTCTCTAATAGGTACCCAGGCACCATCTCCTCACTAAACCACCATTGTACTTCccaaaaaatttgaaatttcattttaaacaaggGAAGCAATGTAGCTGCACTAGCCCAGGATTTATAAGATTCTCCAGCAGACAAACTAGCTTGTTGGGTATCTCCAGATGTGCAGCAAACAATCAGATCATCTAACGGCAAAGAGCTTTGAGAGCTAGGGCTGAAAGCATCAGAAAGGTTATATGGAGCCTGCTTAGCTGCAGAAGAAGTATCTTCTTAGTCTAGCCACGTTCTCTCAAAGTTTATCACCAAGTCTCATCTTGCTCAATCAACAAGTTCAGCTTGATTTTAGCCAACTGAGCTGTAATTTAGCCTTCTCTTCAGACTTCAGATTGGTTAGCCTGACATGCTAAAAATGATTTTGTCTTGACTACTTTTAGATGGGACAACTTGGATCTAAGCTAGTAATTGAGTATTAGATCTTGTAATCCTAGCCAAGGCAAACCCAAAAGCTAAGAGAAATTTTCTCAGATGAACAAATGCCAACCAACCCAATACTCATCTAAGTACTCAAACACACTGAAAGTTTCAGTTGCCCTATTTCTCTACAAGGGGCTTTCTATAATTTCACAATTGGCTTTTACCAGCTATTTTCTTGACACTTTCACCTTATGCCTTCAGAGTTCTGTGAAGTAATTTaaggcttttcttcttctacaGGACTGAAAATTTACTGTTATTCACTGGctaatgaagaaagcaaacaacacTTGCTTACTTTTTAAGTATCTCCTGtgagagttttttcttttgctgcattCCTTTTCTATCAGATTGAAATGAACAATTTCTGTTAACAATTGCAATTGTTAACAATTTGGAATTTAGAGTCCAAACACAACATCATATTgttaaagacattaaaaatgctaTAAAGCTGATGGCAAACTGTCTTAGCTTTCAATCTATATACTGGAATTAATTCAACCAGCCACTTTCAATGTATTAAATTCTTTTGCTAGGTTGATCACatctcagtttttcttaaagtaaaCAGAATTATGGGCTCCATCACTAAAATAATTAGCAGAACAGGTAATAGTTCAGATAGGAACAGCATATGATTTCAAAGTTGAAATATCGGAGTTATCTGCACCAGACATACCATGGTAACTGAAATCACTGCACTGTAAGAGATTACCTGTATGAGGACACACATGGAAATGGAATTGTAGGCTTCCTAATTTTGTAGGTGTAAATTAATAGCTGGAAGATTAAGCAATAGAGTGCAAAAGGCCTTTAAAATTCTAAACAAGAGTACATGACAGTAGACCCACAGCTACTATCCAGTCTGAACGTACTGGTCACTTCTCCCACAATAAGCCAAGTTGCTATTATAATTAAAATCTTGATAAATACCCACAGATTTGGGAAAGTTCCATAAGGCAAAGTCAGCTAGGAGTAACAAGGcagcaaaattaaatacaggaaatttcTGTGGCTGTTGtgggaagcaaaatgaaaatgagcaaTCTGAAGGCTGCCCAGAGCTTGCATTATCTGAATAACAGACTCCTGTGTTAAGTTGAAAGGTACAAAGGATCTCACACCTCAGACTTTGAAGCAATCAAATGTATAAGCAAGAATGTTATCATTTTATAGAAAGTATCAAAGAAGTGGTGGGTGCAAGAAACTATTTCTTGAAGAACTGAAGGTCAGATTCATGTGGGAAGAAACAATGTCTTTATAGCGAGAGACAGGTCAAGAGTCCAATGCTcatcatttttctgtcattttaaaaaataggaaactaTCCCATATAACTGTGCATAGGATTATATAAACGTGCAGAGAAGTAGAAAAAGCATGGCGCAGTTTACAAATATCATACAATAGCTCCTGAAATTACACAGGCAGAGAGATGTGGTAAATGCATTTGATCTTTGTTACACTGAAAAATAGGGGGAGAACAACGAAGTTTCTTCAGATCCATAAGCACCTTCTGGCAGGGAAGCTCTGAACAGTTCTTCACCATTAAAGGGTAATAAATATCAAACAAAGCCTCTTTTTTACTGTGTACAAAACTACTGGTAGCTGCTATACATTGCATCACTGACTGTATTCAGCATTTGAGTTCAAAACTCCAAACTATTATGTTACTCAACTGGGAGAGCATCATCACTGCATATGAGAAAACACTGCCCGTTACTATAAATGTGGAAGAATCCATGTTCTCAACCCCTAAACTTGAGCACAAGATTTTTTGTGAAAATGGTCCTGCTTACACTAAGTGTTTGTATGATGTCTGTTACCTTAGCCTCTAGGGAATACTCTAATGCActtaagagtaaaaaaaatactgattcagTTTAGCCAATAGCTACCTGGGATCTTGCAACTTCTCCCATTGGAAAATGCTATCCTGAGAAATGGTACAATTTTGTCATAAAGCACAGGGTACAGGAGATACATTTCAACATAGTCACTGTATAATTTCATGGCACACAAACCCATACTTCCATAAAGACTATGCTTTTGTATGCAAAGAGTACATACTAGTTGAGCCACTTACAGACAGTAAGTTAATCCATAACATTTAGGTGGCAAAAATATAGGAATTTGCTTGATTGAAGTCAcctgtatttaaagaaaaggatgCTTCAAAATTACCTTGAAGTTGattctgcagcttctttttttcaggatcCTCTGACTCCCCTTCCCCATCACTATCATTCCTGAtttggaaacaagaaaaaatgttgaaatagaATAAAAGAGACTGCTGTCTTAGgataaaaatcagaatgaaaaaagcagaaaaaacagcagtcTGAGGAATGAAAGAAACGTTGAGATGCTTTTACATCATTGTACTCCTGCTTTTCTACACCACGTTCTTTCTAATTCACCCTCCTCACCATTTCAACTTCCTCTTATGGGTCCGAGCCCTCTTAACACACTTC
Coding sequences:
- the VPS4B gene encoding vacuolar protein sorting-associated protein 4B, which translates into the protein MAGTSGNLQKAIDLASKAAQEDKAGNYEEAFRLYQHAVQYFLHVVKYEAQGDKAKQSIRMKCTEYLDRAEKLKEYLKKREKTAPKPVKESGPTDGKGNDSDGEGESEDPEKKKLQNQLQGAIVMERPNVKWSDVAGLEGAKEALKEAVILPIKFPHLFTGKRTPWRGILLFGPPGTGKSYLAKAVATEANNSTFFSVSSSDLVSKWLGESEKLVKNLFQLARENKPSIIFIDEIDSLCASRSENESEAARRIKTEFLVQMQGVGVDNEGILVLGATNIPWVLDSAIRRRFEKRIYIPLPEDHARAAMFKLHLGSTPNLLTESDYRELGKRTDGYSGADISIIVRDALMQPVRKVQSATHFKKVKGPSLSNPNMMVDLLTPCSPGDPEAIEMTWMEVPGDKLLEPQVCMADMLRSLASTKPTVNEQDLEKLKKFTEDFGQEG